The sequence below is a genomic window from Anaerocolumna chitinilytica.
TTTTTTGTCTATTCTACGATAAATAGGTACCAATTAATACTAATTATTTTTCATTTTGTCAGAATATTAGCTCGAATATCCAAATTGTTCTGTCAATTTTTTCCTTTTTGCAGAATTATCTTACCAGTTACAGCTGCAATCATCTCGTAAAATAACACTAATGCCAGCAAAAAGCTAAGAGAGAACTGATTGAGCATAAAGAGAAATAAGGATAATGTCAGTAATAGTACTATGATAAAGCCTGCCTTACTTTTAAAATATGCTCTTTCTGAATCATCCAAGGGTTTATTCTTTGATTCCACGGGTACTAAAAACAGAAGCAAAACCCCAGAAAATACTGCCAGATACATACTATTAGAATAATAAGCTGCAGGAAATACTCTTAGGATAAGCAACATCGAAAGTATGCATAAACAGGAAATAATGTAACATCCCTTTTTTGTTGCAGCATGGTATCCTCCGGCATATTCCCTAAGAGGTATGAAAGCAATAAGGAATATAATAAGCTCTATTGTTTTACCTAGGAGAAGGCCAAGAATAAGATAGGATATCAGGTGAATTCCCTTTAAAAGTGCCGTTTCAATACCAAAGCGGTAAAGTTCACAGTCTTCCGCCTCTATAATTTTCATTTTAACCAACTTATTCACCATGTTATCTGCTGCTTTGCTAAACACCCGAATCCCCCCTGATTCTATGTATACAGCTTTATTATAGAATTCTCTCCTTTAAAAAATCAAGTGCTTATGCATAATCGACAGGTTTTTTGTCTATTCTACATTGCTCCGTGTCTTTTCCCTGTTTTCGATAAAACTATACTTACAGTAAAAACCCCTTCGTCTTTTTCCATATCAATGTCACCATTATATTTTGCGATAACAGCTTCAACATTCGGGATACCAATACCTCTATGTTTTGCCCTGATATTATGCTCAATTCCACTTACTCCCACACAGGGTTCCGTTGTCTCTGCCATTGTATTTTTTATAGTTACCCCAATTAAATTATTAAAAGATCCCACCTTAAGATTAATACTTTTACTGCCGGGTGCGTTGGCACTGGCCTCTATAGCATTATCCAATAGATTGGCAAATATCGTCGTAAGATCCATGTTATCTATAAAACTTAGGTCAATCTCATCTATCTTGCATTGAAAATCAATTTTATGACTTTCTGCAAGCTTCATTTTATCATTTAATATAACATTTAACATACGGTTGGAGGTATATTCATTTAATCGAAAAGAATCCAGTCTATTGTTAATGGTTATAGCATATTCCTTTGCCACATCCGTATCCTGATTCTTATATAGCTCTTCTATGGAGCGGATATGCCGTTTTACATCATGGATAATGCTTAAAGATTCCCGGTATTGCAGCTCCAATGCATCATAGTACTGGTACTGCATTTTCGACTGCTGTTCAAATAACCGGTTTTCATATATTAGGCGGTTATTTTCTGATTCATATTCCAAAATATTAAGAAAATAAATATTTATGATAACAATTCCCACATTGGTAACCAAAGCACAGATGAATTCCACTTTGTTTGTAATTTTCAGACCAACAGAAAGGCAATAAATATTCATAATACTGAATACGGAATAAATAAAGGTAAATAGATATTGTTGTAAATTCAGATGACTGATATCTTTTTTTCTGGCCAACCGGATAAGGAACAGATGGCTGACCAGGATAACAAACACCTGGCTTATTGTCATATCATAGAAATTACCCAATTTATCTGAGGCAATGGAAACATCAGCCCAGTGATAAAAACTGTGCAATAGAATTAAGCCGACCGATTCGCAGGCACTCATACCAATAATCAGTATGATTATAAAAGAAAGCTTATGTATTATCTTCCCCTTGTACATCCTGACTGCCAGAAATCCTGCAAAAGCAAATACAGTAATAAGATTTAACCATGCATTTCCTATGGCGTTTACACCTGCCAAAATCAAAACAAAGACAGCTTCATAAAGTACATATACCCACTTTGTATATTTCCTCTCAAAACAAGTCTTTAAAAAATCCATTGTAATATGTACTGTAACAAACCCCGACAGTAGCAATCCTATCACATAAATTGCTTCACTCATTTGAACACCTTTATAAGCCAAGACATTCTCTGGCCCTTTCCAATCTCATTTTTCTATTTCAAATTCTCATTTGGAATCGTGCTATAAGCTCTTATTCATTTGCTTCTGTAAAAAATCACGCATTACCTTTTTAAATTCCGAGGATCTTTTCTGGGCAACCGGAATGGTATCACTGTTCATCATTATAATTTCGTCCTTATAATAATCCTGCATCTGGTTGATATTTACTACAAAGCTTTGGTGGGGCATCACGAAATCAAAAGTCTTCAATTTCTGTTCTAAGGAAGATATGGTCTCATTTACAATAAAACTGCCCTTTTTTGTAACTGCTTTAATCTTACGGTCATTTCTTTCAAAATAATAAATATCGTCAACAGCAATTCGTATAACGCTTTTACCAGCATTAATTTCCACAATCTCCTTCCGCTTTGCTTCAATCTGCTTGTTACGGGAAATCTTATCTAAAACCTCATCCATTTGCTGATAAAGAACTTCTTTACTGACAGGCTTTTCAAGATATTCAAAGGCATGTACAGCTAAAGCTTCTCTCGTTAATCCTATATGGCTGGTAATAAAGATAATTTCTACCTGCATATCCTTCTTGCGAATGCTTTTTGCTGCCTCCATTCCATCCATTCCACTCATTCTGATATCCAAAAAAACAATGTCAAAATTCTCCCAATTGCCTATAAGTTCTTCCCCTCTTTTATAGGATGTTATCCGGAATGAAAGATTTCTCTCTTCTTCATATTGCTTTATGACTGTTTCCAATAAATTAAGTTCGTCCCTCTCATCATCGCACAATGCAATCCTAATCATGTAGTTCCCCCCTAACTAGTTATCAATTCTATTATACCAATTACTTCTTGATTGTACATCCCTTTTATAGGCTGAAATTCTTACGTTTTCCTTATAAGCAGCTTAGGAGTTATCCTAAAAAAACCTTAGCTGAGCAGAATTCGGATTAAATTTCATTCGTGCCTTTACTTCTATTGTTTTTTCCTCTATAGTAGGAAATATAAATGTGTAATATCGTAATATTTATTGATAGATAAATGAAAAGGGATAATCAATAAGTTACCTGTCCCAAGGAGAATCGTATGAAAGTCGTAGGATTAATAACCGAATATAATCCATTTCACAATGGTCATTATCATCATATAAAAGAAGCCCGTAAACTGA
It includes:
- a CDS encoding accessory gene regulator ArgB-like protein; translation: MFSKAADNMVNKLVKMKIIEAEDCELYRFGIETALLKGIHLISYLILGLLLGKTIELIIFLIAFIPLREYAGGYHAATKKGCYIISCLCILSMLLILRVFPAAYYSNSMYLAVFSGVLLLFLVPVESKNKPLDDSERAYFKSKAGFIIVLLLTLSLFLFMLNQFSLSFLLALVLFYEMIAAVTGKIILQKGKN
- a CDS encoding sensor histidine kinase, translated to MSEAIYVIGLLLSGFVTVHITMDFLKTCFERKYTKWVYVLYEAVFVLILAGVNAIGNAWLNLITVFAFAGFLAVRMYKGKIIHKLSFIIILIIGMSACESVGLILLHSFYHWADVSIASDKLGNFYDMTISQVFVILVSHLFLIRLARKKDISHLNLQQYLFTFIYSVFSIMNIYCLSVGLKITNKVEFICALVTNVGIVIINIYFLNILEYESENNRLIYENRLFEQQSKMQYQYYDALELQYRESLSIIHDVKRHIRSIEELYKNQDTDVAKEYAITINNRLDSFRLNEYTSNRMLNVILNDKMKLAESHKIDFQCKIDEIDLSFIDNMDLTTIFANLLDNAIEASANAPGSKSINLKVGSFNNLIGVTIKNTMAETTEPCVGVSGIEHNIRAKHRGIGIPNVEAVIAKYNGDIDMEKDEGVFTVSIVLSKTGKRHGAM
- a CDS encoding LytR/AlgR family response regulator transcription factor, producing MIRIALCDDERDELNLLETVIKQYEEERNLSFRITSYKRGEELIGNWENFDIVFLDIRMSGMDGMEAAKSIRKKDMQVEIIFITSHIGLTREALAVHAFEYLEKPVSKEVLYQQMDEVLDKISRNKQIEAKRKEIVEINAGKSVIRIAVDDIYYFERNDRKIKAVTKKGSFIVNETISSLEQKLKTFDFVMPHQSFVVNINQMQDYYKDEIIMMNSDTIPVAQKRSSEFKKVMRDFLQKQMNKSL